CCGAGCAGAAGGGTTCGTCTGGTCGACCCTGATGGGGTGTGTGGTGGCACGAAAATCACTCAGTAGTCCCAGTAGCGGTTCACGCGGGAAGCAATTTCGGGGTGCGTCTCGCGGATGGTCTCGGAGTTGCGCTCGCCGTCGACGTTGATGACGTGGACCTCCCCGCGGTCGCCCCCGTAGCGGTCCTGGAAGTCGTACACACAGCCGGCGAGGGTTACGTCCTCGGAGACGTGTGGGCTGTCGGAGAGTGCCGAAATCTGTGCGTCGACGTTGTACTCGACCAGCCGGTCGATGGCGGCAGCGCGGTCGAGGTCGTGCGGGAGACGTTCAACGCCCGCCTCCAGTCGGGGGGCGAGCAGGTCGATGCAGTGTTCGATGCCCGGCGGCTCGGATACGTCACCGGCGAGAGCGTCGTACGTCGCGGTGACGGCTCCACAGCCGGTGTGCCCGAGGACGACGGCCGTCTTCGTGTCGGTGTGAACGAGCGGATACAACACGTCACCCGAGACGACGGTCGCGCCGTCGTGGACTTGGACGACGCGATTCCCGATGTTGCCGACGGTGAACACCTCCCCCGGCTGGTCGGTGCCGAAGGCGTCGGCCTGGAGCACGCGCGAGTCGGAACAGCAGACGGTGACGGCGTCCGGCTGTTGGCCCTCCTGCAAGTGGCCGAAGGAGCCGGCCACGCGTTTCGTGTGCTCCCGGTTGCCGGCGAGCAGCGAGGCGAGGGTACTCATGCCGGCGCTACGCCAGGGGTGTAGTTGGCTCTCCGAGAACCGGCAATCTTAGCCGTCGAACTCGGCGGCCAGCGCGTCGAGACCGGGGTGAAACTCGGTGGTGTGGGGAGCGGTGAGCGGGGAAACCGACACTTTTCCGTCGACGACGGTGCGGCGGTCGGTCCCTTCGGCGTCGGGGATGTCGCCGTCGGCCATGCGCTTCCAGATGCGGTCTTTGATGTGGATGGTGTCGCCGTCGCGTTCGGCGTCCATGTCGTAGGTGTGGCTCGGCCGCGTGACGACCATCTCGGTCGGGGCCTGCTCCGCGACCGGACAGTTGACGTTGAGGTAGTCGGCGTGTTCGAAGACGCCGGAATCGAGCGTGTTAGCGACGAGATACTCGGTCGTGTCGGCGGCGAGGGCGTAGGCGCTCGCGGGCGTCTCCGTCTCTGCGAAGACGAAGTCCTCCGACAGGGGGACGTACAGCGAGACGGCGATTGCGGGCACGTCGAAGAACGCGGCCTCGACGGCAGCGGAGACCGTGCCGGAGCGACCGAGCACGTACTCGCCGAGGTTCGCGCCCCGGTTGCAGCCGGAGACGACGATGTCCGGGTCGATATCGAGTGCGCCAAGCGCCGCAACGACGCAGTCGGTCGGCGTCCCTTCGACGGCGTAGCCGTACTCGTGGGTGCGGATATCGACCTCGTGGTTGAGCGCGCGGCCGACGGCGGACTGGTCGTCGACGGGAGCGACGGCCGTGACGGTCACGTCGTCCATCGCGTCGAGCGTGCGGTAGAGAACGCCGAGTCCGGCGGCGTCGATGCCGTCGTCGTTCGTGAGGAGTACGTCCATGCTGGCCGTTCGGGGCCGAACGGAAAAGGGTACCCGACTATCCGGCGCGGTCGACGACCGTCTCGTCGTCGACGACCAGATTGTACGACTCCTCGTCGTCGTTCCACAACAGGAGCGCGTTCTCGAACACCAGCGGGTCGCCGTAGTCGGCCCGCGAGAGGTCGGCGTTCAACATCGACTCCCGGGTGAGGACGGCGTAGTGGTCGGTCGACTCGGAGCCGTCGCTCACCTTGTACAGTGGGTTGCCGCCGTCGCTCAGGTCGTGAGAGAGCTTGAGCGCGACGCAGTCGACGCGGTTGGAGACGTGCGACTCGCTCTCCGCGAAGCGGGCGAACCGGCCCGTATCGAGGGCGATATCCACCATCTGTGCGTCGTCGTGGCGAACCACCGAGAAGGCGTACTGTACGTCGACGTTGACGAACTCACCCTCGCGGCCGGCCGCGGCGTCGAGCGCCTGCTGGAACGCCGGCACGTCGAGGTCCGGACGCACGTCGAAGCTCCAGCCGCGGTCGGTCGGGCGGGCGTTCTCCCAGAGTCGAACCTGCGGCCCCCAGACGCCGTAGCCGTCGCGTTCGAGCGCGCGCTCGGTCTCGCGCAGCCCGATAGCTGCCTCGCGGTCGGCCGGCGCAATCCCCACGAGCGAGCCGTCGGGCGCGACCGACTCCATGTAGCGACCGGCGACGGCAGCCGGGTCGGCCAGCTCCGAGAGCACGTTCGCGAACAACACCACGTCGAACTCACCCTCGGGCGTGAACGCCTCGGCCGTCTCGCGGTGGAGCGTCACGTCGAAGCCGGTGCGCGTCTCCTCGGCGACGCGCTCGAACACGTCGGCCGCGGCGGACGGCTCGACGGCGTGATACTCCACGAGCGTCTCCTCGGGGAGGAGATCGTGGATACCAAGCATCGGGCCGCCGACGCCAGCACCAACGTCCAGAACTCGAAGCCGGGTCGAGAGCAGGTCGGCGTCGGCGAGCCGCGAGAGCACGTACTGGACGACGGCGTAGTTGTCGGGGAGGTGATACAGCGCGTACGCGAGTGCGGTCTGGCGGTCGTACTCGACCGGGCTTCCCGCGAAGTACTCCGTTTTCATGTCGCGAATCGTCTCCCGTAGCGAGTCGCCGCTCTCGCCGTCGGGCCAGCCGCGACCGTACGCATCGACGAGCAACTCCTCGAGCACGGTGCCGTACTCGAACGGGAACGAGTCGACGCCGGTGAACGTGACCGACAGCGGCTCCTCCTCGACGGGGACGAACGTGCCGTCGTCGCGCTCGCGGACCCCGAGTTCGACGGTCGATTCGCGCAGAATCTGGCGGACGACAGCCGGATGCGGTTGGCCGTCGACGTACTCCCAGATCTCCTCGGGGTCGATGGGGCGCACCTCACGAAGATATCGGGCGTTGTCCCGCACGGACTGGCGTTTGTCCGTCATTCCGCCACCTCCGAGAACAGGTCGGCAAGCGAGTCGGGGTCGGACGCGACGCGCTCGGCCGCCGCGGCCACCTCCTCGGCTCCGTCAAAGCGGCGCTGAATCTCGGCGTAGACGGTCGGGTCGCCCGACGTAACGGCGTCCGAGAGCTCCGACAGCGGTCCGGAGATGGGCGTGTGGAACGGTTCCGGCACCTCGTCGGCCGCGAGCGCGAAGGCGAGGACGGCGGCGTGGGTCTTCGCCTGTACCGTCTCCATCGCCTCGTCGTGTTCGCTCGCGGTCGTCTCGTAGAGTTCGTTGCCTGCAGCCGTGAGCGCGTCGAGCGCTGCGGTCGTCCGGTCGTCGGGGGCGTCCTCGACGACGGCGATAGTTCCGGGTTCGTTATCGGGTGCGAACAGCGGATGCGTCGAGACGCGCGCTGCGTCGGGGAACGAGTCGCGCAGTGCGGCGAGCGTGTCGCGCATCTCGCCGGTCACGTCGATGACGGCGTCGGCGCGGCCGGCATACTCGCGGGCCGCCGGCTCGATTGCCGACATCGGGACGGCGAAGGCGAGGAGGTCGTACGAGCCGCCGGTGTCGGTGCCGACTCCGAGGTCGGCGGCGACGGCGTCGGCGCGGTCGGTGTCGGTGTCGGTGACGGCGACGGTGTGTGTCGCGGCGAGTCGCTCCGCGAGCCACCGACCCATCGCCCCGGCTCCGACGACGAGAACGTTCATACACGCGGTTGCGCCGAGCGGCGCAAAAGCCGTTCGTTCGCTACAGGACGAGTTGTTCGGGATACTCGGTGTAGTTCTCGTAGCCGTCCTCGCGGACGATGACGATGTCCTCGATGCGGACGCCGCCGAATTCGGGGTCGTAAACGCCCGGTTCGATGGTGACCACCATCCCGGCTTCGAGTTCGTTCTCCGTCGTGGAGACGCGCGGGAACTCGTGGATGTCGAGCCCGACGCCGTGGCCGGTCGTGTGGATGAACCCGGTGCTCGTCTCGGGGTCGTCACGGAGCGTCGGAATACCGTTGTCCTGATACACGTCACAGACCGCGTCGTGTACGTCACTGCCGGAGACACCCGCTTCGAGCGTGTCAAGGGCCGCCTCCTTCGCCTCCTGCGTGATGTCGTACCACTCCCGGATGGTGTCGGAGGGTTCACCCTTCACGAAGGTCCGGGTCATGTCGGCGTAGTAGCCGGTGGCCTTCGAGCGCGGGAAGATGTCGATGACGATTGACTCGTTCGCGCGTAGCGGTCCGGAGCCGCGGTCGTGTGGGTCGGCGGCGTCGGCACCGCAGGCGACGATGGTCGTATCCAGCGCGTGGCCCTCACGGATGAGCGACACTTCGATTTCCTCGGTGACGCGCTCGCTGGTGAGCGTCTCGCCCTCGTAGATGAGCGTGCCGTCGTCGGCAACCTCCGCGTCGGCGATGAGCGACTCGGCGGTCGCCATCGCGCGCTCGTTGGCGCGCTGGGCCGTTCGCATGTGCTCGAGTTCTTCCTCGTGTTTGACCGCGCGAATCTCCTGTATCACGTCGTCCTCGTCGGGCGCGACCGAGATGCCCTGCTCGCGGAGGCCGTCGGCCAGCCCGACCGGGAAATCAGATGGCGTGGCGACGGACTCCACGTCATAGGTGTCACAGAACTCCGTGCGGATGCGGTGGCCGGCCTCCGAGGCACCATGCTCCTGTACCTTCGCCCGATAATCGTAGTCTGCGGTGCGTTCGACGGTCGCGGCGCGGGCCTCGCGCTCTGCGCGGCCGTACTCGAGCGAGCTCACGAGGAGATGTACCTCGCCGTCGTACAGCGTCGTGAACGGATCCGGCGCGGTGAACCCGGAGAGGTACCGCTGGTTCGCGTCGCTTTCGTCTGCCACGACGAGATAGCCGTCGAGGTCGTGTTCGTCGAGATACTCGTCGAGGTCGGTGAAGTCGGGGTCCATGTTCCGGAATCGGACGCCCCGAGGCAAATGCCTACCGCCCGCGTGGTCGGGGTCGGCAGGCTGATTAGTCCCCCCGAGCGAGACGGAGTATGCAACGCACGATTCACCCGTCCACGGTCGACGGGGTCGTCCGCGCGCCGCCGTCGAAGAGCTACACGCACCGGGCGATACTGGCTGCCGGCTATGCGGGCGAGACGACCGTCACGAACCCGCTCGACTCGGCAGACACACGGGCAACGGCACGGGCTGTCGAAGCCTACGGCGGGACGGTTACCCGCGGCGAATCGCAGGTCGTGGTCGAGGGGTTCGACGGCAGGCCGGAGGTCCCCGACGACGTTATCGACTGTGCGAACTCCGGGACGACGATGCGGCTGACGACGGCAACCGCATCGCTTGCCGACGGATTGACCGTCCTCACGGGGGACGGGTCGCTCCGGTCGCGCCCGCAGGGGCCACTCCTTGACGCGCTCGGTGACCTCGGTGGACGGGCGGAGTCGACGCGCGGGAACGGACAGGCACCGCTCGTCGTTGGTGGAAACATCGACGGCGGCGAGGTCGCGATTCCCGGCGACGTGTCCTCACAGTACATCACTGCGCTGTTGATGGCTGGCGCGGTGACCGAGGAGGGTATCGACATCGAGCTGACGACGGAACTGAAGTCAGCGCCGTACGTCGAGATAACGCTGGAGTTGCTCGACGCGTTCGACATCGAGACGCACCGGACGGACGACGGCTTTCGCGTGCCCGGCGGCCAGCAGTACGCGACCGAGGCAGGGACGTACGCCGTGCCGGGCGACTTCTCGTCGATGTCGTATCTGCTCGCTGCTGGGGCGCTCGCTGCCGACGAGGACGGCCTGCTCGTCGAGGGAGCCGAGCCGAGCGCGCAGGGAGATTCGGCCATCGTCTCGATTCTCGACGAGATGGGCGCGACGCTCGATTGGGACCGCGACGCGGGCGAGATTCGCGTCGAGCAGTCGGCGCTGTCGGGTGTCGAGGTCGACGTGGGCGATACGCCGGACCTGCTGCCGACGATTGCGGCGCTCGGCGCGGTCGCTGACGAGACGACGCGCATCGTGAACTGCGAGCACGTCCGCTACAAGGAGACGGACCGCGTGAGCGCGATGGCCGACGAGCTAACGACGCTCGGTGCGTCGGTCGAGGAACAGCAGGACGTGCTCACGATTCACGGCGGCGAATCGTCGCTGACCGGCGGGACGGTCGCCGGACACGACGACCACCGCATCATCATGGCGCTCTCGCTCGTCGGACTCGTCGCCGGGCCGGTGACGGTCGAGGGAAGCGACCACGTCGACGTCTCGTTTCCGGGCTACTTCGAGACGCTGCGGTCGCTGGGCGTCGACGTTCGCGAGTAGGGGCACACAGGTGACGGCCGCGGGTCCCGGCCGAGTCGTCACGCACCCGCCTCGGTCGACCGGGGCAGTTCACCAGCGCATGACGCCGGTGGTCCCGGCCTGCTATTTGAACGCTCGCCTCTATTGCAAGGTTCAAATGGGCGCACGCCCGACTTCGTGGTAATGAACGGCAATCGCTTCGGGCGGCTCTTCCAGTTCACGACGTACGGCGAGAGCCACGGGGACGCGATGGGTGTGACCGTCTCCGGCTGTCCCGCCGGCGTCGAACTCGACGAGGAGCAGATTCAGGAAGACCTCGACCGCCGGAAACCCGGCCAGTCGATGATTACCACCTCCCGTGGCGAACCGGACGAGGTCACCATCAACTCCGGGACGCTAGAGGGGTACACGACGGGCACGCCAATCGGGATGGTCATCCAGAACAAGGACGCCCGCTCCGGCAAGTACGAGCCGTTCGTGACGGCTCCCCGCCCGAGCCACGGCGACTACACCTACTCCTCGAAGTTCGGCACGCGAAACTGGGGCGGCGGCGGTCGGTCGTCTGCGCGAGAGACGGTGAACTGGGTCGCGGCCGGCGCGGTCGCGAAGGCCGTGCTGGACCAGTCGGAGCACGATGTCGAAATCAAGGCCCACGTCAACCGCATCGGCGATATCGAAGCCCCGGAAGTGAGCTTCGAGCAGATTCTCGAACACAGCGAGACGAACGAGGTTCGGTGTGCAGACCCCGACACGGCCGAGGAGATGCGCGAGGCCATCGACCGCTACCAGCAGGAGGGCGACTCCATCGGCGGCTCCATCTACTTCGAGGCGCGCGGCGTGCCACGCGGGCTGGGTGCGCCCCGGTTCGATTCGTTCCCGGCGCGGCTCGGCCAGGCGATGTTCTCGATTCCAGCAACGACCGCCGTCGAGTACGGCCAGGGGAAAGAGACCGCGAGCGTGCGCGGGAGCGACCGCAACGAGGACTGGGAGTTCGACGACGGAAGCCGCGACGACGTGGTGAGCGAGAAGGGCGACCCGGTTCCGGTCGGCAACGACCACGGCGGGCTACAGGGCGGTATCACGACCGGCGAGCCGATTTACGGCGAGGCGACGTGGCACGCGCCGACCTCGATTCCGAAGGAACAGCGCACCGTCGACTGGGAGAGCGGAGAGGAGAAGGACGTACAGGTCGTCGGCCGCCACGACCCGTCGCTGCCGCCGCGTGCGGTCCCGGTCGTGGAAGCGATGCTCTACTGTACGGTGCTCGACTTCATGCTGCTGGGCGGTCGCATCAACCCCGATCGGCTCGACGGCCAGCCGGGCGAGTACGAGACGGCGTATCACCCGTCGTCGCCACAGGAAGACCCCGACGACGCCGCGACGAGCGCGGAGTCCGTCGACGAGTAACTACCAGTAGCCCGGATTGCGGAGCCACTCGCGACCTCTCATGCCGAGGACGGAACCGACGAGCAGCGACAGGATGAGCAGTCCGACGACCGCACCGGCCTGTGTCGGAAACATCCCGAGGGTGTTGCGAGCGAGGACGGTGAGCGAGCCGACGACGAGCACGACGATACCGGCTCCGAGTAGCGCAATGAGCGGGCGTTCTCCGTTCATACCTCTTCTCGTCGCCCCCGAGATAAAAAGCTCAAGGTGACGCCGCGTCTCCTGCCGGTATGACAACTATCGCGGTTCTCGTCGACCCGCCTCGACCGGGACTCGTCGTACCCGACATCGCCGAGGCGACGCCGCTGTCGCCAGAGCAGTGTGGAGACCTCTACGCCGCGATGACACGCGACGTGGTTCGGACGATTACGACGAGCGGTGGGGACCTGCTCGTGAACTTCCGGCCCGACGAATCGCTTCCAGAGTCCCACCGTCGCGGCGATGGAACGGCCGAAACCGAGATTCGCGAGGTCGTCTCATCGGTCGTGGACGACGCCCGCTTCGAGCGACAGGTCGGCGAGACGTTCGCCGGCCGCGCGGGCAACACCGCGAGCCACCTGCTCGACGCCGAGGAGGTGCAGTCGGTCGGCATCCTCACGCCCGAAGCCGTCTTCACCGCGCGCCAGCAGGTGGACGCCGCAGCGATGAAGATTCGCACGACCGAGACGGTTCTCGGTCCGACGACCGACGGCCGGGTGTACTACGCCGCCTTCCGTGAGGAAATCGACTTCCAGGGCGCGTACGACGCGCCGGCGGTCGAGTCGCTCACCGACCGCACGCTCGATATGGGCAACGACGTGGATTTCCTCGCGTATCTCCCGGTCGTGGAGACGGCCGCTGACCTCGCGAACGCGGTCACGACGATTCGGACGCGCCAGCGCGCGGGCAGTCGCGTCCCCGAGTCGACCGCCGCGTGGCTCGACGAGGTCGGGCTGTTCGTCGACGCCGACGGCGGCCTCCGGCTGGACTAACCGAAAGGTCGAAACCCCCTCGTCTGATACCGACGGGTGTGGTGGGATGGCAGAGCGGCCTATTGCGCCGGTCTTGAAAACCGGTATCCTCACGGATTCCTGGGTTCAAATCCCAGTCCCACCGTCTTCTACTCCGGTTCCGGAACCGTCTCGACGCGCTCGCGGAGCCACGCGACCGTCCGCTCGATTTCAGCTTCGTCCTCGCCGACGACCTTCAGCCGGTTCGGGGTGTCCGGGTCCGCCGGATAGCTCCCGACCTCGGTGTCGAACTTCTCCCGCACCTCGGTGAGCACGTCACCCATCGCGCCCTCTGGAGTCGGCGTGTACAGCGTCCGGGAGTCGGTGTCACCGTCGAACTCGTCGGCCACGAGTTCGAACATCGCCTTCATCTCGTCCGGGATGCCCGGGAGGACGTAGACGCCGTCGACGGCACAGCCGGGGGCCCAGCCCGCGTCGGTGACGAGCGGGCGCGCACCGGCCGGGAGCGAGGCGCTGTCCTCGAAGTCCATGTCGAACTCGTACTCGCTGGCCAGGTCCGGATTCGCATCGCGGAACGCCTCGCTCTTGGCGAGCAGTCCGTCGCGCACGTCCTCGAACAGCTCGCGCTCGCGCCCGAGCCCGTCGGCGACGGCGACCATCGTCACGTCGTCGGGGGTACCGCCGAGACCGCCGGTGACGACGACGGCGTCGTACTCCTCGCGGAACTGGCGGGTCCAGCGCGCGATGGTGTCGTGGTCGTCGGGGACGGTGAGGATTCGCCTGACGGTCGCGCCGCGTGTCGTAATCTCGTTGGCGAGCCACGCGGCGTTCGTGTTCGTCGTGTCGCCGGCGAGAATCTCGTCGCCGACGGTGAGTAGGGCTACGTCCATACCCACATTCGCAGAGGGAGCGACAAAAGGGGTCTCTCCCCGCGCCGGGGTGGACGAAAACGCTTTTGCGACCGCTGGCCCCACCTTCGGTATGGACTGGCCGCACGACCCCGACGGGGAGGAAGGAAGCGAAGGGATGCGAAAGTTCGGACACGCCGTCATCGTCAAGAAGATCGACGAAGACGAGTCGTTCCCGCTCCAGAAGTCCGAGTTCGTCGAGGAGTACGGCGACGACCCGGTCCGGATGGACCACGAGACCGTCGTCTCGCTTGCCGACGTGTTCGAGTACGTCGAGGAGGACACCTTCGACGACCTCCTTCACTTCCACAAGTGCATCGGGCAGGGGCTGCGCGACTCGCCACACTGGAAGTACAACCCGTTCGTCGGCGAAGACCAGACCGCCTAGAAGGGTCGTTCCTCGCCACCGACGACGCCGTGGACCTGCTCGCGAAGTAATCCGACTGCCGTGTCGTTTGCCCCCTCGGGGATGATGAGGTCGGCTTCCTTCTTCGTCGGCTCGACGAACTGCTCGTGCATCGGCTTCACCGTCGAGAGATACTGCGAGATGACGCCGTCGAGTTCCCGCCCGCGCTCGATGACGTCGCGGCGAATCCGCCGGATGATGCGCACGTCCGCGTCGGTCTCGACGTAGAGATTGATATCCAACAGCTCGCGGACCGTCTCGTCGTGCAGCGTGAGGATTCCCTCGACCATCACCACGTCGCCGGGGTCGACCGTCGTCGTCTCGTCCGTGCGGTTGTGAATCGAGAAGTCGTATTCGGGCATCTCGATTGTTCGGCCCTCACACAGCGCGAGCAGGTGCTCGCGGAGGAGTTCCCAGTCGAAGGCGTCGGGGTGGTCGTAGTTGATCTGTTCGCGTTCGGCCATCGGCGTGCCCGACCGGTCGGCGTAGTAGTTGTCGAGCGGGACGAGCGTGACGGAGTCGACGCCCGACGTGATTTCGTGGGCGATGGTCGTCTTCCCCGCGCCGGTCCCCCCGGCGATTCCGATAACGAGTGACGGCACTGGCATTGTCCCTTATTCTGTGTTGGTCGTGATGAGCGTGTGGATTTCGCGCTGTTTGGTATGAATTCGACAGCACCGCGACCACGCTCGTTGCTTGGCTTCGGGACCGCACTGTTTGCTCCGATTTCGACGGTACCGCGACCACCCTCATTGCTTGGCACCGGGGAAACAGCACCGCAACCGCACGCTCGCGTGTCGCTACGCTCCCGCTCGCTAGCCCGCGGCCTCCGGCCGCTCTCCCAACCTTTCCCCACACCGCACACGCGCCACGGGCGCGGTGCGGTAGGCCACCGCCACGGTTGCCTGTGCGGTTGGCGTGAGCCGGCGCGCCTCGTGCGCGCCTGTCGTCGCGAGGGCACCGAGCGACGGCTTGTCAGAGCGTGCTCTGACAGTGGACGAGCGAATGCAGTGAGCGAATCGGTTGGGGAGGTGTGTGGGCTGTTGCTGTGAGTGGGGCAGAAAGGGGCGGGCGTGTCGCGCGTGTTCGGTCGGGTCCGTGACCTCTATCAGGAGCGAGCACCGCGAGCGACCGATATGTCACGGGGACAGAGGGAGAGCGACGCTCTCCCAGGCAGCCGGCGGTGCAACCGCCGGCAAGACCGCGACACGCCCGGGGCTTTCAAGATGTGCTCACCGACGTAGCA
This portion of the Halosegnis longus genome encodes:
- the aroA gene encoding 3-phosphoshikimate 1-carboxyvinyltransferase, with amino-acid sequence MQRTIHPSTVDGVVRAPPSKSYTHRAILAAGYAGETTVTNPLDSADTRATARAVEAYGGTVTRGESQVVVEGFDGRPEVPDDVIDCANSGTTMRLTTATASLADGLTVLTGDGSLRSRPQGPLLDALGDLGGRAESTRGNGQAPLVVGGNIDGGEVAIPGDVSSQYITALLMAGAVTEEGIDIELTTELKSAPYVEITLELLDAFDIETHRTDDGFRVPGGQQYATEAGTYAVPGDFSSMSYLLAAGALAADEDGLLVEGAEPSAQGDSAIVSILDEMGATLDWDRDAGEIRVEQSALSGVEVDVGDTPDLLPTIAALGAVADETTRIVNCEHVRYKETDRVSAMADELTTLGASVEEQQDVLTIHGGESSLTGGTVAGHDDHRIIMALSLVGLVAGPVTVEGSDHVDVSFPGYFETLRSLGVDVRE
- a CDS encoding small ribosomal subunit Rsm22 family protein encodes the protein MTDKRQSVRDNARYLREVRPIDPEEIWEYVDGQPHPAVVRQILRESTVELGVRERDDGTFVPVEEEPLSVTFTGVDSFPFEYGTVLEELLVDAYGRGWPDGESGDSLRETIRDMKTEYFAGSPVEYDRQTALAYALYHLPDNYAVVQYVLSRLADADLLSTRLRVLDVGAGVGGPMLGIHDLLPEETLVEYHAVEPSAAADVFERVAEETRTGFDVTLHRETAEAFTPEGEFDVVLFANVLSELADPAAVAGRYMESVAPDGSLVGIAPADREAAIGLRETERALERDGYGVWGPQVRLWENARPTDRGWSFDVRPDLDVPAFQQALDAAAGREGEFVNVDVQYAFSVVRHDDAQMVDIALDTGRFARFAESESHVSNRVDCVALKLSHDLSDGGNPLYKVSDGSESTDHYAVLTRESMLNADLSRADYGDPLVFENALLLWNDDEESYNLVVDDETVVDRAG
- the udk gene encoding uridine kinase; translated protein: MPVPSLVIGIAGGTGAGKTTIAHEITSGVDSVTLVPLDNYYADRSGTPMAEREQINYDHPDAFDWELLREHLLALCEGRTIEMPEYDFSIHNRTDETTTVDPGDVVMVEGILTLHDETVRELLDINLYVETDADVRIIRRIRRDVIERGRELDGVISQYLSTVKPMHEQFVEPTKKEADLIIPEGANDTAVGLLREQVHGVVGGEERPF
- the surE gene encoding 5'/3'-nucleotidase SurE, whose translation is MDVLLTNDDGIDAAGLGVLYRTLDAMDDVTVTAVAPVDDQSAVGRALNHEVDIRTHEYGYAVEGTPTDCVVAALGALDIDPDIVVSGCNRGANLGEYVLGRSGTVSAAVEAAFFDVPAIAVSLYVPLSEDFVFAETETPASAYALAADTTEYLVANTLDSGVFEHADYLNVNCPVAEQAPTEMVVTRPSHTYDMDAERDGDTIHIKDRIWKRMADGDIPDAEGTDRRTVVDGKVSVSPLTAPHTTEFHPGLDALAAEFDG
- the aroC gene encoding chorismate synthase, producing MNGNRFGRLFQFTTYGESHGDAMGVTVSGCPAGVELDEEQIQEDLDRRKPGQSMITTSRGEPDEVTINSGTLEGYTTGTPIGMVIQNKDARSGKYEPFVTAPRPSHGDYTYSSKFGTRNWGGGGRSSARETVNWVAAGAVAKAVLDQSEHDVEIKAHVNRIGDIEAPEVSFEQILEHSETNEVRCADPDTAEEMREAIDRYQQEGDSIGGSIYFEARGVPRGLGAPRFDSFPARLGQAMFSIPATTAVEYGQGKETASVRGSDRNEDWEFDDGSRDDVVSEKGDPVPVGNDHGGLQGGITTGEPIYGEATWHAPTSIPKEQRTVDWESGEEKDVQVVGRHDPSLPPRAVPVVEAMLYCTVLDFMLLGGRINPDRLDGQPGEYETAYHPSSPQEDPDDAATSAESVDE
- a CDS encoding carbonic anhydrase gives rise to the protein MSTLASLLAGNREHTKRVAGSFGHLQEGQQPDAVTVCCSDSRVLQADAFGTDQPGEVFTVGNIGNRVVQVHDGATVVSGDVLYPLVHTDTKTAVVLGHTGCGAVTATYDALAGDVSEPPGIEHCIDLLAPRLEAGVERLPHDLDRAAAIDRLVEYNVDAQISALSDSPHVSEDVTLAGCVYDFQDRYGGDRGEVHVINVDGERNSETIRETHPEIASRVNRYWDY
- a CDS encoding NAD(P)-binding domain-containing protein, whose translation is MNVLVVGAGAMGRWLAERLAATHTVAVTDTDTDRADAVAADLGVGTDTGGSYDLLAFAVPMSAIEPAAREYAGRADAVIDVTGEMRDTLAALRDSFPDAARVSTHPLFAPDNEPGTIAVVEDAPDDRTTAALDALTAAGNELYETTASEHDEAMETVQAKTHAAVLAFALAADEVPEPFHTPISGPLSELSDAVTSGDPTVYAEIQRRFDGAEEVAAAAERVASDPDSLADLFSEVAE
- a CDS encoding competence/damage-inducible protein A translates to MDVALLTVGDEILAGDTTNTNAAWLANEITTRGATVRRILTVPDDHDTIARWTRQFREEYDAVVVTGGLGGTPDDVTMVAVADGLGRERELFEDVRDGLLAKSEAFRDANPDLASEYEFDMDFEDSASLPAGARPLVTDAGWAPGCAVDGVYVLPGIPDEMKAMFELVADEFDGDTDSRTLYTPTPEGAMGDVLTEVREKFDTEVGSYPADPDTPNRLKVVGEDEAEIERTVAWLRERVETVPEPE
- a CDS encoding DUF5785 family protein — its product is MDWPHDPDGEEGSEGMRKFGHAVIVKKIDEDESFPLQKSEFVEEYGDDPVRMDHETVVSLADVFEYVEEDTFDDLLHFHKCIGQGLRDSPHWKYNPFVGEDQTA
- a CDS encoding M24 family metallopeptidase produces the protein MDPDFTDLDEYLDEHDLDGYLVVADESDANQRYLSGFTAPDPFTTLYDGEVHLLVSSLEYGRAEREARAATVERTADYDYRAKVQEHGASEAGHRIRTEFCDTYDVESVATPSDFPVGLADGLREQGISVAPDEDDVIQEIRAVKHEEELEHMRTAQRANERAMATAESLIADAEVADDGTLIYEGETLTSERVTEEIEVSLIREGHALDTTIVACGADAADPHDRGSGPLRANESIVIDIFPRSKATGYYADMTRTFVKGEPSDTIREWYDITQEAKEAALDTLEAGVSGSDVHDAVCDVYQDNGIPTLRDDPETSTGFIHTTGHGVGLDIHEFPRVSTTENELEAGMVVTIEPGVYDPEFGGVRIEDIVIVREDGYENYTEYPEQLVL